The following are from one region of the Candidatus Dormiibacterota bacterium genome:
- a CDS encoding acyl-CoA dehydrogenase family protein: MDFSLSPEEARFRDQVRGWLRDNLDDRTREAAAGHDDIELRRDWQRRVHEAGFAGVSWPRELGGQGGTLMQEVIVNQEMAAARAPDMLNVIGLYMAGPTILAHGTPEQKARHIPPLLRADEIWCQGFSEPNSGSDLASLRTRAVIDGDDFVVSGQKVWTTLAHVSRWCILLTRTDSAETAHAGLTYLIVDMQSPGVEVRPLRQITGDAEFNEMYLTDVRVPRANLLGAVGGGWRVAMTTLMHERATLGVGLQVRSRIALDELRALARTTLVDGVPRSADPVVRQRIAQLVIEVEAMRINGLRGLSRVLQGEQPGPEGSVNKLMWSELNQRIAETALDLLGPYGTLAEGEERAPRNGRWAYGYLRSRANSIEGGTSEVLRNILAERVLGLPRGR; encoded by the coding sequence ATGGACTTCTCCCTCTCACCGGAGGAGGCACGCTTCCGCGACCAGGTTCGCGGCTGGCTCCGCGACAACCTCGACGACCGCACCCGCGAGGCGGCGGCCGGCCACGACGACATCGAGCTCCGTCGGGATTGGCAGCGGCGGGTCCACGAGGCGGGCTTCGCCGGGGTGAGCTGGCCCCGCGAGCTCGGCGGCCAGGGCGGCACCCTGATGCAGGAGGTGATCGTCAACCAGGAGATGGCCGCGGCGAGGGCTCCCGACATGCTCAACGTGATCGGGCTGTACATGGCCGGCCCGACCATCCTCGCCCACGGTACCCCCGAGCAGAAGGCGCGCCACATCCCGCCGCTGCTCCGCGCCGACGAGATCTGGTGCCAGGGCTTCAGCGAGCCGAACAGCGGCAGCGACCTGGCCTCGCTGCGCACCCGCGCGGTGATCGACGGCGACGACTTCGTGGTCAGCGGCCAGAAGGTGTGGACCACGCTGGCGCACGTCTCCCGCTGGTGCATCCTGCTCACCCGCACCGACTCGGCCGAGACCGCCCATGCCGGCCTCACGTATCTGATCGTCGACATGCAGAGCCCCGGCGTCGAGGTGCGGCCGCTGCGTCAGATCACCGGCGACGCCGAGTTCAACGAGATGTACCTCACCGACGTGCGCGTGCCCCGGGCCAACCTTCTCGGCGCGGTGGGCGGTGGGTGGCGGGTCGCGATGACCACGCTGATGCACGAGCGCGCCACCCTCGGCGTCGGCCTGCAGGTGCGGTCGCGCATCGCCCTCGACGAGCTCCGCGCCCTCGCCCGCACCACCCTGGTCGACGGCGTTCCCCGCTCCGCCGACCCGGTGGTGCGCCAGCGGATCGCCCAGCTCGTCATCGAGGTGGAGGCGATGCGCATCAACGGGCTGCGCGGCCTCAGCCGCGTCCTCCAGGGCGAGCAGCCGGGACCCGAGGGCTCGGTGAACAAGCTGATGTGGAGCGAGCTCAACCAGCGCATCGCCGAGACCGCGCTCGACCTGCTCGGCCCCTACGGCACCCTCGCCGAGGGCGAGGAGCGGGCACCGCGCAACGGCCGCTGGGCCTACGGCTACCTGCGCTCGCGGGCGAACAGCATCGAGGGCGGCACCAGCGAGGTGCTCCGGAACATCCTCGCCGAGCGCGTGCTCGGGCTGCCCCGGGGGCGCTGA
- a CDS encoding radical SAM protein, which produces MTATPATSAPPRRPATELVESPCRSALQPVRGMWFDWSLNPYGGCVHRCTFCYVRAFERRADRPSDSRYGRTVRVKTNVVTVLREELRRPSHRSGLVCLGTATDPYQPAEGRYRLTRGCLEALVAARRPITLTTRGPLVVRDAGLLAEAGAAAGVSVSISVPTVDEAVVRRTEPGTAPPRQRLRALERLAAAGVRAGVLMAPVLPGISDGDESLAATVRAARDAGAAFLLVGVLNLTPGTREHFLEALADDWPELLPRYLELYRGRSHLPATFASEVSGRVAGLRTAAGISAERPPRFADPPVPRQLHLEL; this is translated from the coding sequence GTGACCGCCACGCCCGCCACCTCCGCGCCACCGCGCCGGCCCGCCACCGAGCTGGTCGAGAGCCCCTGCCGCAGCGCCCTGCAGCCGGTGCGCGGGATGTGGTTCGACTGGTCGCTCAACCCCTACGGGGGCTGCGTCCACCGCTGCACGTTCTGCTACGTGCGCGCCTTCGAGCGCCGCGCCGACCGCCCCTCCGACAGCCGGTACGGGCGCACCGTGCGCGTGAAGACCAACGTGGTGACGGTGTTGAGGGAGGAGCTGCGCCGGCCGTCGCATCGCTCCGGCCTGGTCTGCCTGGGAACCGCCACCGACCCCTACCAGCCCGCCGAGGGGAGGTACCGGCTGACCCGGGGCTGCCTGGAGGCGCTGGTGGCGGCGCGCCGCCCGATCACCCTCACCACCCGTGGGCCGCTGGTGGTGCGCGACGCCGGCCTGCTCGCCGAGGCCGGCGCCGCCGCCGGGGTGAGCGTCTCGATCAGCGTGCCCACCGTCGACGAGGCCGTTGTGCGGCGCACCGAGCCGGGCACGGCACCGCCCCGACAGCGGCTGCGGGCGCTGGAGCGGTTGGCGGCGGCGGGGGTGCGCGCCGGGGTGCTGATGGCCCCGGTGCTGCCCGGCATCAGCGACGGCGACGAGTCGCTGGCGGCCACGGTGCGCGCCGCCCGCGACGCCGGGGCCGCCTTTCTTCTGGTGGGGGTGCTGAACCTGACCCCCGGCACCCGCGAGCACTTCCTCGAGGCGCTGGCGGACGACTGGCCGGAGCTCCTGCCCCGGTATCTCGAGCTCTATCGGGGGCGGAGCCATCTGCCCGCCACCTTCGCCTCGGAGGTCAGCGGTCGTGTCGCCGGTCTGCGCACCGCGGCGGGGATCTCCGCGGAGCGGCCGCCCCGCTTCGCGGACCCGCCGGTGCCGCGGCAGTTGCACCTGGAGCTGTGA